In Deinococcus maricopensis DSM 21211, one genomic interval encodes:
- a CDS encoding S24 family peptidase, translating to MHATLTHHRRAAPSTATILGFISAGVPLDATPFERLGRLTVPRAYRRPGMFAFAVTGDSMTAPGGAGLPHGAYVLVDTHDLITQTGHVYAFCLPGGEYVAKRLRLHRGRPAMYSDNPTYPPAPLTPDVRRVGRIYATTLDGDTYQPVGYRPWND from the coding sequence ATGCACGCTACGCTCACCCACCACCGGCGCGCCGCCCCCAGCACCGCCACCATCCTCGGGTTCATCAGCGCGGGCGTCCCGCTCGACGCCACCCCCTTCGAACGCCTCGGGCGCCTCACCGTGCCCCGCGCGTACCGCCGTCCCGGCATGTTCGCGTTCGCCGTCACCGGCGACAGCATGACCGCGCCCGGCGGCGCCGGCCTCCCGCACGGCGCGTACGTCCTCGTGGACACGCACGACCTCATCACGCAGACCGGCCACGTGTACGCCTTCTGCCTGCCCGGCGGCGAGTACGTCGCCAAGCGCCTGCGCCTGCACCGCGGGCGGCCCGCCATGTACAGCGACAACCCCACCTACCCGCCCGCGCCCCTCACGCCCGACGTGCGCCGCGTGGGCCGCATCTACGCCACCACCCTCGACGGCGACACCTACCAGCCGGTCGGCTACCGCCCCTGGAACGACTGA
- a CDS encoding carbonic anhydrase, with translation MRVLDAIRRGASMEDIARLRPNTVDNTEAAIRALKTGNARFFSGQSVRPDLGANERRAQIMGQTPFAAVLACSDSRVPVELVFDQGFGDLFVVRLAGNVVDHSALASLEYAILHLNIHLVMVLGHEGCGAVRSAMLPDEDIAREPAALQHLIGQIRPSVVGLPDIRDTKARMREAVLNNVRHQVGRLRTQDVVVDAEKRGQIRVVGGFYEIGSGAVDFLTTEADLVL, from the coding sequence ATGCGCGTCCTTGACGCCATCCGCCGCGGTGCCAGCATGGAGGACATCGCCCGCCTCCGCCCGAACACTGTCGACAACACCGAAGCGGCCATCCGGGCCCTCAAGACCGGCAACGCCCGGTTCTTCAGCGGGCAGTCCGTGCGGCCCGACCTGGGCGCCAACGAGCGCCGCGCGCAGATCATGGGTCAGACGCCGTTCGCGGCGGTGCTGGCGTGCAGCGACTCGCGCGTCCCGGTCGAGCTGGTGTTCGACCAGGGCTTCGGGGACCTGTTCGTGGTGCGCCTCGCCGGGAACGTCGTGGACCACTCGGCGCTCGCGAGCCTGGAGTACGCGATCCTGCACCTGAACATCCACCTCGTGATGGTGCTGGGCCACGAGGGCTGCGGGGCGGTGCGCTCCGCGATGCTGCCGGACGAGGACATCGCGCGTGAACCGGCGGCGCTGCAGCACCTGATCGGGCAGATCCGCCCGAGCGTGGTGGGCCTGCCGGACATCCGCGACACCAAAGCGCGCATGCGCGAGGCGGTGCTGAACAACGTCCGCCATCAGGTGGGGCGCCTGCGGACGCAGGACGTGGTCGTCGACGCCGAGAAGCGCGGGCAGATTCGCGTGGTGGGCGGCTTCTACGAGATCGGTTCGGGCGCGGTGGATTTCCTGACCACCGAAGCGGACCTGGTGCTCTGA
- a CDS encoding FKBP-type peptidyl-prolyl cis-trans isomerase gives MQELQVEKTQHGQGVQAEKGKMVRVHYVGMLQDGTKFDSSRDRGEPIEFPLGVGYVIPGWDQGIAQLRVGDHARLTIPPHLGYGAGGVPGAIPPNATLIFDVELVDVR, from the coding sequence ATGCAAGAACTCCAGGTTGAGAAGACCCAGCACGGGCAGGGCGTCCAGGCCGAAAAAGGCAAGATGGTCCGCGTGCACTACGTCGGCATGCTGCAGGACGGCACCAAGTTCGACAGCAGCCGTGACCGCGGCGAGCCCATCGAGTTCCCGCTCGGCGTCGGGTACGTCATCCCCGGCTGGGACCAGGGCATCGCGCAGCTGCGCGTCGGCGACCACGCCCGCCTCACGATCCCCCCGCACCTCGGGTACGGCGCGGGCGGCGTGCCCGGCGCGATTCCGCCCAACGCCACGCTGATCTTCGACGTCGAACTCGTCGACGTCCGCTGA